The region CCCCCCACGTAGGAGGGGATCACGAGCGGCAGCGCCGCCAGCACGGCCCACGCCCGCCGGCCCGGGAGGTCCGTCCTGACCGTGAGCCAGGCCACCGTCACCGCCACGGCCGTTGCGGCGGCGGTGACGGTGGCCGCGAGCAGCGCGCTGCGCCCCAGCACCGCGAGCGTCTCCGGGTCGAGCAGCACCTCCGCCGCCTCCTCCCAGCCGCCCTCGAGGGCCCGGATCGCCAGGTAGGCGGGGGGCAGGAGCATGGCCGCCGCGACGAGCAGCGCGGGCAGCAGCAGGAGGACCGGCGGGCGCTCCCGGACGGCCCTCCCGAAGAGCACTAGAGCACCCCGGTCTCCTGCAGCAGCTCCAGCGTCCCCTCCAGGTCGGAGAGGTCGGAGAGGTCTATCCGCGGGCTCTCTATCTCCGAGAGCGGCGGCAGGCCCTCCGCCGGCTCCACGCCCTCTATGAGCGGGTACTCGAAGGTCTCGTCGGCGAAGTACTGCTGCGCCTCCTCGGAGAGGAGGTAGCGGATGAACTCCCGGGCCGCCTCCGGGTTCTCCGCGGTGTCCAGCACCCCGGCCCCGGCGGCGAGCACGAGCGCCCCGGGGTCGCCGTCCTTGAGGAAGTAGTTGCGCGCGGGGAAGCCCTCGCCCTGCTCTTCGATGGCCCGGAAGACGTAGTAGTGGTTGACGAAGCCCACGTCCACCTCCCCGGCGCCCACCGCCTGCACGATGCTGCTGTTGTCCGGGTAGACGCTGGGGTCGTTGGCCTGGATGCCCTCGAGCCAGGCCCGCGCCCGCTCCTCACCCTCCAGCACGCGCAGCGCGGTCACGAAGGCCTGGAAGGAGCCGTTGGTGGGGGCCCAGCCGATCCTGCCCTCCCACTCGGGGTCGGTGAAGCCGTAGATGGAGTCGGGAAGCTCGGAGGGATCGAGCTCCTCGGTGTTGTAGGCGACCACCCGGGCCCGCCCGGAGGTGCCGACCCACAGCCCCTCGGGGGAGCGGAACCGCTCGCCGACCCGGTCCAGGATCCCCTGCGGCAGCGGCCGCAGGCGGCCCTCCTCCGCCAGCGCCCCGAGCGCCCCGGGGTCCTGGGCAAAGAAGAGGTCCGCCGGGCTGTTCTCGCCCTCCTCCAGGATAGTGGCGGCGAGCTCGGCGGTGTCCCCGTAGCGGACGCGCACGTCGATCCCGGAGCGCTCCTCGAACTGCTCCATGAGCGGCCCCACCAGGTCCTCGGTCCGCCCGGAGTAGACGATGAGGTTGCCCTCTCCGGGGACGAGCGGCTCGGAGACGGTGGTCTCCCCGGCGGTGGTCTCCCCGCCGGTGGCCTCGGCGACGGTGGCCCCGCCGCCCCGCCTGCCGCCCTCCTGCTCCGGGGGCGGCTGCCCGCACGCCGCGACGACCGCGACCGCGACGAGCGCCGCCCAGAGCCTCGCCGTCGCTCCCAGCAGCCCCATCTCTCTCCTCACCCTCCCTCGCTCGTGATCCGGACGTTCTCGAACTCGACCACCACGGGCTCGGTGAAGACCCGGCCCTCGCCGCTCTCCTCGCCGTGCCGCCGGAAGTCCGGCGGCTCTAGCTCGGCCCTGAGGGTGTAGGTGCCGCTCTCGGGGATGCTGAAGTTGTTGGCGTAGTGGTAGAACTCGGCGTAGTAGAAGCGGAGGGGCTGCTCGTCCACCACCTCGCCGTTCTGGTCTATGACGTAGAGGCGGCCCTCCATCTCCGGGATGAGCAGGCCGGTCCTGCGGTCGAACGGGAGGATCTCGAGGTGGTGGGTCTCGTCGGGGGAGGGGTCGCGCCACTGCAGGTTCTGCGGGTCGCCCTCCCACCACCCCTCGGCGGGCTCGACGATGTAACCGATCCTGTAGTCCCCGACGGTCTTCTCCCCGCCCTCCTCCTCTATCTCGGCGTCGGCCACCGCGTAGGAGTCCACGATCCCCTGGTAGCCACCTCCCCCGGCGGTGGTCTCCCCGGCGGTGGTCTCGCCCCCGGTGACCTCCCGCTCGGAGGAGACCACCTGCCTCTCCCCGCAGCCCGCCGCGAGCGCGAGGGCAGCGAGCGCAACGAGCGTCGTGAACAGCGCGCGCCTCATGATCCCCCTCTTCTCCCTAGCCGTCCGCCCGCGCCGCCCTGGCCTGCGGGGCAGGCCCCTCCGGGCGCAGGAAGAGGTAGCCTACGATCGCCACGTAGAGCGCCCAGGCCCCGAACTCTATGAGGTCGGGCTTGGGGTCCCACC is a window of Rubrobacter xylanophilus DSM 9941 DNA encoding:
- a CDS encoding iron ABC transporter substrate-binding protein, producing the protein MGLLGATARLWAALVAVAVVAACGQPPPEQEGGRRGGGATVAEATGGETTAGETTVSEPLVPGEGNLIVYSGRTEDLVGPLMEQFEERSGIDVRVRYGDTAELAATILEEGENSPADLFFAQDPGALGALAEEGRLRPLPQGILDRVGERFRSPEGLWVGTSGRARVVAYNTEELDPSELPDSIYGFTDPEWEGRIGWAPTNGSFQAFVTALRVLEGEERARAWLEGIQANDPSVYPDNSSIVQAVGAGEVDVGFVNHYYVFRAIEEQGEGFPARNYFLKDGDPGALVLAAGAGVLDTAENPEAAREFIRYLLSEEAQQYFADETFEYPLIEGVEPAEGLPPLSEIESPRIDLSDLSDLEGTLELLQETGVL
- a CDS encoding iron transporter; translation: MRRALFTTLVALAALALAAGCGERQVVSSEREVTGGETTAGETTAGGGGYQGIVDSYAVADAEIEEEGGEKTVGDYRIGYIVEPAEGWWEGDPQNLQWRDPSPDETHHLEILPFDRRTGLLIPEMEGRLYVIDQNGEVVDEQPLRFYYAEFYHYANNFSIPESGTYTLRAELEPPDFRRHGEESGEGRVFTEPVVVEFENVRITSEGG